The genomic region CCGCTCATCGGCTGTGGCGGCGCCCGAGCCTGACCCGACCAATGCGGAGATCCTCCCCGCAAGGAAAAATGCCATAGTCTGTTTTTCGGCGGTTGCAGTTGAAGAAAAATCCGCCACGATAAACGGTGTTTCTCTTTCTATTTTCGGAAGCAGCGCCTGCATCAACGTAAACGGATTATCCGCTAAAAGCCGGTGGCGCCCTACCCGCCCCAAAATCGAAACAACCGCAAGTTTTCCCCCATTTCGAGCTGTAAAATAGCGATAACCGGCTCCTAAACTGTGCTCGGGTAGATTACAAGGACGCAGTACAAAAGGCATCTGTGGGAGATTTTCGACTAAATCTTTCTTTTGAAAGATACAATCCCCGCCGGTGATGCAATCGATCCCCATCTTTCTCAAATAACCGGCGTGTTGTTTGCCCAGCCCGCCCGCGCCTGTCGCCATACCGGCATTTGCGATAATAAAATCAGGCTGATAGCGGCGCTTAATTTCCGCAATATTTTTTTTAACCGCCCACACGCCCACCTTACCGGTAATTTCAGCGATATAAAAAATTCTCACAGTTCGTTCCGCTTTTGTACCAGCGTATTCGGATTTTTTAATGCCAGTCTGTCGATTATTTTAGTGCATTTTTTGGCAAGCTTTTTGTTCCCCAATATCGTATAGGTATCGCGTAAATTAAAAAGCGTATCCTCTGAATCGGGAGCAAGCGTCAAGGCTGATTCAAAAGCGCGGCGGGCTTGTTCGTATTTTTCTTCATTAAAAAGGAGCGTACCGTAGTTATTCCAGATACGGCCGTTTTCGGTCTCCAGCTCAAGCGCTTTCGTATATGCAAGCCGTGAAGCCTCCATTTCGCCGGTTTCATGGAGAACAACACCGAGCGTATCCCAAATGTCGGCATCAAAGGGATTGCAACGCGCTGCCTCGTAGAGTGCATAGCGAGAGTTATCTTTATCATCAAGCGCATAGTAGCTGAGCCCCAAATTAAACCACATTAAGCTGCTGTACGGTTCAAGCTGTAAACCGCGGCGAAGGCATGCTATCGCTTCGCTATGGCATCCTTCGGCAGCGAGCATCACTGCACTGTCATTAAAAAAATCGGCTGTCTCTTGCATATCTAAAATATATACTATTTAATGAAAGAACTCAATCGATATTACCTTACAGCCCTGCATATTCCGGTTTACTAAATCTATTACCTCTGCATTGGCCATATTGCGCCGTTAGATGAGAGACAAAAGCCAATCTTTTAAATCCTTTGCTGACGAACATTCAAGCACAGGTTCATTCGTTATTTGAGGATTATACTTCAGGCGAGAGGGTATCGACGGGTATATTCCCGTTGCCGTCCTAACCGCTTCAGTGTAGAAAGCGGGATGAGTTATTTCCGGAGTAATCATAATACAGGAATGCGCAGTGTGCTCATCGGATACCCAACGGGGAAGCAAACCGGTATCCGTAAAAAAACTTTCGATCATTTTATCCGATTCCGATAAACCATTTTTTACTGTGTTCCAGGCCTGCCATATTTCCGCAACATAGGGACTGATAATATACCCTGTTCGATCTTTACAATCTCTCATTGCCTCCAATACAGAATCTTGGTTAAATCGAAATGAGGCGATACTTGGAGTAGATTTCTTAGAAGCCTCGTGTGCATACAGCATTTTAAAGCGTGTATATTCTCTCTCGTGCTCTATTTCAGGGGCATGACAAGTAGAATCGACCGTCGTAATAAAACCGTTTATAGGTGTACCCATCTTCTGCGCAACTACGGCGGCACTGAGGGCATTCGGCTGCTTTAACGGGACTCCGATAATCAAACGGGGATGCTCAATACTGTTATCATAGCCGGCTCGTGAAAGTGCCGTCAATGCAGCATACATACAGCAGCACACTTGCGATAGCAGATAATCGATATGCGCTACATGGGGTATAAACAGCTCCATCGAACCGGTAATATCAGCATCTGACACCGTCTCTTGAATTATAGTCTTACAATCTGCCAAAGAACCGTTGACTCCAAAGATATGAATGTTTTCAGGGAGCAAAAGGAATTGCTGTTTTACCATGGGCTGAAAAGCATCCTTTGAATTTTTAGGATATAAAAAGGTTGCATGAATATCCTCAAACTCAGAAAAAGCTTTTGCAAGTGAAAGCGTTTCAAGCTCTGTCCCCGCAAAAAGAAT from Treponema vincentii harbors:
- a CDS encoding YmdB family metallophosphoesterase, producing the protein MRIFYIAEITGKVGVWAVKKNIAEIKRRYQPDFIIANAGMATGAGGLGKQHAGYLRKMGIDCITGGDCIFQKKDLVENLPQMPFVLRPCNLPEHSLGAGYRYFTARNGGKLAVVSILGRVGRHRLLADNPFTLMQALLPKIERETPFIVADFSSTATAEKQTMAFFLAGRISALVGSGSGAATADERLMSAECDLSGSGSDHVHIDMQTATVETCCEQQSRKTAYITDAGRTGSFDSVGGHAPVR
- a CDS encoding tetratricopeptide repeat protein, whose protein sequence is MQETADFFNDSAVMLAAEGCHSEAIACLRRGLQLEPYSSLMWFNLGLSYYALDDKDNSRYALYEAARCNPFDADIWDTLGVVLHETGEMEASRLAYTKALELETENGRIWNNYGTLLFNEEKYEQARRAFESALTLAPDSEDTLFNLRDTYTILGNKKLAKKCTKIIDRLALKNPNTLVQKRNEL
- a CDS encoding threonine synthase, translating into MLLKTHNAEGGNYLPRQIPLLPDSLIYKNPPPSFRDVAFEVFRSFFRDAIPESDLYTLIVRAFPFRVPVFPIDPRTYIAELTHGDGGSYADFGARFTAQLVDYFYQLNGQPVHILFAGTELETLSLAKAFSEFEDIHATFLYPKNSKDAFQPMVKQQFLLLPENIHIFGVNGSLADCKTIIQETVSDADITGSMELFIPHVAHIDYLLSQVCCCMYAALTALSRAGYDNSIEHPRLIIGVPLKQPNALSAAVVAQKMGTPINGFITTVDSTCHAPEIEHEREYTRFKMLYAHEASKKSTPSIASFRFNQDSVLEAMRDCKDRTGYIISPYVAEIWQAWNTVKNGLSESDKMIESFFTDTGLLPRWVSDEHTAHSCIMITPEITHPAFYTEAVRTATGIYPSIPSRLKYNPQITNEPVLECSSAKDLKDWLLSLI